From the Sediminitomix flava genome, one window contains:
- a CDS encoding T9SS type A sorting domain-containing protein, with protein sequence MNRFFKLSFFIILSIIHYQSIAQYNYYSLDQNEALTSSITDLEAHVSGSSNWATVSSKANWDLDDVTAKITVPTDDQNALDTYLNSWEGDILTIKEGIALTFGDGNGSSDDFTYDGLDPVLIIIAGSITFENKASLTLPPGSSLIILSTGSLNSNKLNGANTPEIVVDTGGAGTPIWDGSDPALGGDGSIDGSTTGSQIIDQDNPAGTDTPLPVQLINFNLKQEEGKIILDWTTATEINTKRFDVERSIDGINFERVSAVDAIGESQSLVNYQYIDQNVLTGYVYFYRLNMVDNDYSNQYSKSQMIQLDASDLNIKFYPNPVIDQLSISDIKGGLSEVTIYSKEGHKVFHAKTDDHFRETLDLSGLNTGLYILSVKTSTDHQTYRFIKQ encoded by the coding sequence ATGAATAGATTCTTCAAACTATCCTTTTTTATAATACTTAGTATTATTCATTATCAATCAATTGCACAGTATAATTATTATTCTTTAGACCAAAATGAAGCTCTTACATCATCAATCACTGATTTAGAAGCGCATGTAAGTGGGTCTAGCAATTGGGCTACGGTAAGCTCAAAAGCAAATTGGGATTTGGATGATGTTACTGCTAAGATTACAGTTCCTACTGATGATCAAAATGCTCTTGATACTTACCTTAATTCATGGGAAGGGGATATTCTCACTATAAAGGAGGGTATAGCTTTGACTTTTGGTGATGGTAATGGAAGTAGTGATGATTTCACTTATGATGGTCTTGACCCAGTTTTAATTATCATAGCAGGTTCTATTACTTTTGAAAACAAAGCCTCCTTGACATTACCTCCAGGCTCTTCATTAATTATTCTATCAACAGGCTCTCTAAACTCAAATAAATTAAATGGTGCTAATACACCTGAAATTGTAGTAGACACAGGTGGAGCTGGTACTCCTATTTGGGATGGTTCTGACCCAGCTTTAGGTGGTGATGGTTCAATTGATGGCTCAACAACTGGTTCACAAATTATTGATCAAGACAATCCCGCAGGAACTGACACTCCTCTTCCTGTCCAACTCATAAACTTCAATCTAAAACAAGAAGAAGGGAAAATCATACTTGACTGGACTACCGCTACAGAAATCAATACAAAGCGATTTGACGTTGAGCGTTCAATAGATGGGATAAACTTTGAAAGAGTTTCAGCCGTTGATGCAATCGGTGAAAGTCAGTCACTCGTAAACTATCAATATATTGATCAAAACGTTTTAACAGGATACGTATATTTCTATCGCTTGAATATGGTTGATAACGACTATTCAAATCAATATTCAAAAAGTCAAATGATTCAGCTTGATGCTTCTGATCTTAATATTAAGTTCTACCCTAATCCTGTTATAGATCAACTTTCTATTTCAGATATAAAAGGAGGTTTGTCTGAGGTCACGATATATTCTAAAGAAGGGCATAAAGTTTTCCACGCCAAAACTGATGACCATTTTAG